Proteins from a genomic interval of Salvelinus alpinus chromosome 7, SLU_Salpinus.1, whole genome shotgun sequence:
- the LOC139581750 gene encoding transmembrane protein 216-like isoform X2 has protein sequence MVLFYLNGWYFAAYFLAEGLMFVYKGLLLPYPPASLTLDVGLLLVFLGLESLRIFYGWKGNLTERSLAMLVSVLVLVPCTVLSVYYLMLQTFVLRLEFILNAVLLCFYSLEMLLGIMSISAFSRSKVY, from the exons ATG GTCCTGTTCTACCTCAACGGCTGGTATTTTGCTGCCTACTTCCTTGCTGAGGGTCTGATGTTTGTTTACAAAG GATTGTTGTTACCATACCCACCAGCTAGTCTCACGTTGGACGTTGGGCTACTTCTTGTGTTCCTTGGCTTGGAATCCCTCCGAATATTTTACG GTTGGAAGGGGAACTTAACAGAGCGTTCTCTGGCCATGTTAGTGAGTGTGCTGGTCCTGGTGCCGTGCACAGTGCTGTCTGTGTACTACCTGATGCTGCAGACCTTCGTCCTGCGCCTGGAGTTCATCCTTAATGCTGTGTTACTCTGCTTCTACAGTCTGGAGATGCTGCTGGGTATCATGTCCATATCTGCATTCTCCAG GTCAAAGGTGTACTAA
- the LOC139581750 gene encoding transmembrane protein 216-like isoform X1 yields the protein MVISSASGLPFASLRYDLNATSQLSSTPLQVLFYLNGWYFAAYFLAEGLMFVYKGLLLPYPPASLTLDVGLLLVFLGLESLRIFYGWKGNLTERSLAMLVSVLVLVPCTVLSVYYLMLQTFVLRLEFILNAVLLCFYSLEMLLGIMSISAFSRSKVY from the exons ATGGTTATATCATCTGCCAGCGGGCTACCATTTGCAAGTCTTAGATATGACCTTAACGCCACATCTCAGTTGTCCTCCACACCACTGCAGGTCCTGTTCTACCTCAACGGCTGGTATTTTGCTGCCTACTTCCTTGCTGAGGGTCTGATGTTTGTTTACAAAG GATTGTTGTTACCATACCCACCAGCTAGTCTCACGTTGGACGTTGGGCTACTTCTTGTGTTCCTTGGCTTGGAATCCCTCCGAATATTTTACG GTTGGAAGGGGAACTTAACAGAGCGTTCTCTGGCCATGTTAGTGAGTGTGCTGGTCCTGGTGCCGTGCACAGTGCTGTCTGTGTACTACCTGATGCTGCAGACCTTCGTCCTGCGCCTGGAGTTCATCCTTAATGCTGTGTTACTCTGCTTCTACAGTCTGGAGATGCTGCTGGGTATCATGTCCATATCTGCATTCTCCAG GTCAAAGGTGTACTAA